The Streptomyces sp. NBC_01276 genome contains the following window.
GAGGTCGACACCGCCGTCCTCGGTCGGCACGGCCAGACCGGACTCCGGGCCGAGGAAGGCCTGGTCCTGCATGCCGAAGGTGTACTCGCCCTCGACGATGACGTCGGCGCGCTTGCGGGCCTCCTCCACGTTGCCGCGGACGATCGGCTGGCGGTGCACGACGTTCGGGTGCGGGACGTGACCGGCGTGGTGGTCGTCGCGGCCCTCGTGGATCAGCGGCGCATCGGCGGCGAGGGCGGAGGCCTCGTCGGTGACGAGCGGCAGCTCCCGGTAGTCGATCTTGATCTTGGCGGCCGCGCGGCGGGCGGTCTCCGGGTGGTCGGCGGCCACGAGGGCGACCGGCTCGCCGTGGTGACGCACCCGGCCGTGGGCGAGGACCGGGGTGTCCTGGATCTCCAGGCCGTAGTTCTTCATCTCGGCCGGCAGGTCGTCGTACGTCAGGACCGAGTAGACGCCGGGCATCGCCAGCGCCTCGGAGATGTCGATGGAGACGATCTCGGCGTGCGCGACGGTGCTGCGCAGGGTCTGGCCCCACAGCATGTCCTCGTGCCACATGTCCGAGGAGTACGCGAACTCACCGGTGACCTTCAGCGTGCCGTCCGGGCGGAGCGTGGACTCGCCGATGCCGCCCTTGGCGTGCTTCTGGGTGACGTTCGTCGGGGTACCGGACGGCGTGGTGCGGGTGTTGGCCATGATCAGAGCGCCTCTCCCTGACGGGCGGCCGCGAGGCGGACCGCGTCGAGGATCTTCTCGTAACCCGTGCAGCGGCAGAGGTTGCCGGACAGGGCCTCACGGATGTCCTGGTCGGACGGGTCGGAGTTGCGCTCCAGCAGCTCGTCGGCCTGGACCAGCAGGCCCGGGGTGCAGAAACCGCACTGGACGGCGCCGGCGTCGATGAACGCCTGCTGGATGTCGGAGAGCTCCACGCCCTCACCCGTCTGGGAGTCACCGGCCCGCGGGGGGAGCCCGCTGCCGGACCCGTGCGCGGACCAGCGCTTGGCCTCGTCGGTGGAGACGCCCTTGCCGCCGCAGCCGCCGCCGGTGCCGCAGGCACCGCCGTGGCCGTGCTCGGCACGCTGCTTGGCGAAGTCGGCCAGGCCCTCGACGGTCACGACGTCGCGGCCCTCGACCTGACCGGCCGCGACCAGGCAGGAACAGACCGGCACGCCGTCGAGGCGGACGGTGCAGGAACCGCACTCGCCCTGCTCGCAGGCGTTCTTCGAACCGGGCAGGCCCAGGCGCTCACGCAGCACGTAGAGGAGGGACTCGCCCTCCCACACGTCGTCGGCTTCCTGCTGACGACCGTTGACGGTGAAATTGACGCGCATGGTTACGCAGCCCCTTCGAGCGGGCGGCCGGTGGTGCCGCGGTACTGCTCCCACGTCCAGACGAGCTGGCGGCGAGCCAGGATGCCGACCGCGTGGCGGCGGTACTTCGCCGTGCCGCGGACGTCGTCGATCGGGTTGCACGCGCCGGAGGCGAGCTCACCGAACTGCTTGGCGATCGACGGGGTGATGACCTTGCCGTTGTCCCAGAAGCCGCCCTCTTCGAGCGCGGCGTTCAGGAACTCCTCGGCGGCCTTCGCCCGGATCGGGGTCGGGGCGGCGGAGGCGATGCCCGTACGGACGGTGCGGGTGTCGGAGTGCAGGGCCAGGCCGAAGCCGCAGACCGCGATGACCATCGCGTTGCGCGTGCCGACCTTGGAGTACTGCTGCGGGCCCGTGGCGTTCTTGATGTGGACCGACTTGATGAGCTCGTCGGCGGCGAGCGCGTTGCGCTTGACGCCGGTGTAGAACTCGTCGATCGGGATCAGCCGGGAACCGCGTACCGACTCGACCTCGACGCGGCAGTCGGCGGCGAGCAGCGCGGGGTGGGAGTCACCGGCGGGCGAGGCGCAACCGAGGTTGCCGCCGACACCGCCGCGGTTGCGGATCTGGGGGGACGCGACCGTGTGCGAGGCGAGCGCGAGACCCGGCAGCGTTCCGCGCAGGTTCTCCATGATCTGGGTGTACGGGACGGAGGCTCCGAGCCGGGTGACCTCCTCGCCGACCTCCCACTCCCGCAGCAGTTCGATGCGGTTGAGGTCCAGGAGGTATTCCGGGCGGCGGTGGTCAAAGTTGATCTCGACCATGATGTCGGTGCCACCCGCAATGGGCACAGCTGTCGGGTACTCGGCCTTGGCGGCGAGCGCCTCCTCCCAGCTGGCGGGGCGAAGGAAGTCCATGTGCGGCTCTCTTCATTCTCAATCGGGGTAGTTCATTTCAAGCCAGGAGACCGATGGCCCTCGACTGGTCGTTCACGTGCCGTTAACGCGGTGTGTAGCCAGTACACAAGCCGCGCGTCTCCCGGGTGCAGTCACCGAAACCATGAAGGAGTTGGCTGACGGCCTCCCTCGTCTTGTAGATTCGTATGAAAGGCAGGATGCGACGACCTGCCCGATTTCCAACGGCAACATTCGAGACAGATCGGCGGCGACATCATGCGGCTGCGCGCACTGCTGGAAACCGAGGCGCTGGGGCTGCGGCTGCTGGGCGGCGAGGAAGAACTCGACCGGACGGTCCGCGGGGTCATGACGACCGACCTGAGGGATCCCAGCCGATACCTATCCGGGGGCGAACTCGTCCTCACCGGCCTGGCCTGGCGAAGAAATTCAGCCGACTCCGAGCCGTTCGTACGAATCCTCGCGAGCGCCGGGGTCGCGGGCCTCGCGGCCGGCGAGGCGGAGCTGGGAGACATCCCGGACGATCTCGTTTCAGCCTGTCGGCGCAACCGGCTCCCGCTCTTCGCGGTCAATGAGGACGTTGCATTCGCCACCATCACGGAGTACGTGGTGCGGCAGGTCTCCGGGGAGCGCGCGGGCGATCTCGCGGCCGTCGTGGACCGCCACCGGCGCCTGATGACATCCGGTCCCGCGGGCGGCGGACCCGATGTGGTGCTGGATCTGCTCACCACGGACCTCGATCTCCGGGCCTGGGTGCTCTCCCCCACCGGCAGGCAGATCGCCGGGGCCGGGGAACCACTGGCTCCGGGCATCTGCGCGACGCTGGCGAGCGAACACCTCGCGGCGGTCCGGACCGGCCGCAGGGGCCCGCACCGGATGTCCATCCAGGGTATTACCTACTCCCTGTTCCCGATCAGGGGACACGGGCGCGGACCAGCGGGTCCCGCCGCCCGGGACGTGCGCGAGAGCGTGCTCTCGGACTGGCTGCTGGCCGTCGAGGCCGACGCGGGCGACTGGCCCGCGGAGCGCCTGGACCTGCTGCAGGGCGTCACCCAGCTGATCGCCGTCGAGCGGGACCGCCGCGACGGCGCCCGCACGGTGCGCCGCCGGCTCGCACAGGAAGTCCTCGAACTGGTCCAGACGGGTGCCCCGCCCGCCGAGATCGCCGCCCGCCTGCGGGTGGCCGCGCCCGTGCTGCTGCCCGGCCTGGGCGCCGCCCCGCACTGGCAGGTCGTCGTGGCCCGGGTGGACTGGGACGGCGGGGACATCCCCGGCGGCCCGGTGGCCCAGTCGCTGCTGGAGGAGATCCTGGTCGACCCGTCGATGTCCGGGCCGGAACCCTCCGACCGGATCGCGGTCGCCCACTCGGGTGACGAGGCCATCGCCCTGGTGCCCCTGCCGGCCCTCTCCGGCGACTCCGGCGAGGACAAGGGGCCCGACTCCGCGCTCCACGCGGACGCGCTGTTGGCGGCCGTACGCGAGCCCCTGGCGGCCGGTCTGGCCGACGACGGGCGGCTCACCCTCGGCGTCAGCGCGGCCGTGCACTCCGCGGAGGGGCTGCGCGGGGCGCTGGAGGAGGCCCGGCACGCCCGCCGGGTCGCCGCGGCCCGGCCTGGCCGGGTCTGCGCCGCCGGCCACCACGAGCTCGCCTCGCACGTGCTGCTGCTGCCGTTCGTCCCGGACGACGTGCGCCGCGCCTTCACGGCCCGGCTGCTGGACCCGCTGCGCGACTACGACCGCCGCCACCGCGCGGAGCTCATCCCGACCCTGGAGGCCTTCCTCGACTGCGACGGCTCCTGGACCCGCTGCGCGACCCGGTTGCACCTGCACGTCAACACGCTGCGTTACCGGGTCGGGCGAATCGAGCAGCTGACCGCGCGCGACCTTTCCCGGCTGGAGGACAAGCTCGACTTCTTCCTCGCCCTGCGGATGAGCTGATTCCGCAGGCCCCGCCCTCCTGAACAGGGAGGGGGCCGAGGGGACGGCGTGAGACGGCTGACGAGCCGTCCGGACTTTGTGAAAGAGTTCACCCGACCCCTTGGCCGAGGCAGCCGATCCGTGCTCTCATTTCGCCCCAGGGCTCAAAGACGTGCTGCTTGGTTGCTTCGGGGAGGGCAATGTGGCGGATACCGCCATGTCCGGTGCGGGATCAACCGGGGGCGACGACCCCCTCCAGCGGGCGATATGGCGGCTGCGCTCGCGCGGCTGTTGGACCGACGCGGCGGCCCTGCTGACGCCGCACGCGAGCGAGGCCCGGGCGGCGGTGCAGCGCACCGCGCTCCTGGTGGAACGGTGCCTGTTCACCGGTCAGGGCTGGGCCGAGGCGGAGGACGCCCTGCGGGTGGCCGAAGCCGTGGCCCGGGACGACGAGGAACGCGGCGCCGCCGCCTGCGAACGGGGCCAACTGGCCTACGCCGCCACGGTGCTCGGCGTCCGCGACCGGGCCGACGAGGCCCGCTCGGCGCTCGGCCGCGCGGCGGCCCTGCTCGCGCCCACCTCGCGCAGCCGGCCGCTGCTGGACTTCCGGCGCGGACTGGTCGCCGAACACCTGGCCGACGCCCCGCAGGCGGCCCGTCCGGCGTACCACCGGGCCCACGCGGGGGCGGAGGCGCACGGGGACACCCTGCTGCTGTCGTTCACGTGGCGGCACCTGGCCGCTCTGGCCCTGCGCGACGGCGAGATGGCCGAGGCGCGCAAGGGCTTCGCGGAGTCCCTGCGCATCCGGGAGGACCTGGGATTCCTGGTCGGCACCGCCCCGGCACTGGCGGCGCTGGCCGAGGCGGAACCGGAGCCGGAGGCCACCCGGCTGCGCGCGGAGGCCCGCCGCCTGTTCCACCTGCTGGGCGGCATCCCCACCTGGCTCGCGGACCAGCTGGCCCCGTCCCCTGCCTGACCCGGCCCGGCCTGCCTGACCCGGCCTGCCCCGGCCGGAGCCCCGGGTCAGCCGGCGGAACCCGCGAAGTGCTCCCGTACGAGTGACTCCACCACCGGGAGGTCCTGGGCGATCAGGGCCTCCAGGAGGGCCGAATGCTCCGCCGCGTCGGCGACGAGGTCGGCGCGGCGCACCCGCGGGGCGCCGGGCAGGGGCCACTGCGCCCGGCGGTGGAGCTCCTCCGCGATCCGTACCAGCTGGGTGTTCTCCGCCAGGGAGAGCACCGCCCGGTGGAAGGCCCGGTCGGCGTCCGCGTAACCCGGCAGGTCGCCCGCGGCGGCCGCCTC
Protein-coding sequences here:
- a CDS encoding (2Fe-2S)-binding protein → MRVNFTVNGRQQEADDVWEGESLLYVLRERLGLPGSKNACEQGECGSCTVRLDGVPVCSCLVAAGQVEGRDVVTVEGLADFAKQRAEHGHGGACGTGGGCGGKGVSTDEAKRWSAHGSGSGLPPRAGDSQTGEGVELSDIQQAFIDAGAVQCGFCTPGLLVQADELLERNSDPSDQDIREALSGNLCRCTGYEKILDAVRLAAARQGEAL
- a CDS encoding xanthine dehydrogenase family protein subunit M, translating into MDFLRPASWEEALAAKAEYPTAVPIAGGTDIMVEINFDHRRPEYLLDLNRIELLREWEVGEEVTRLGASVPYTQIMENLRGTLPGLALASHTVASPQIRNRGGVGGNLGCASPAGDSHPALLAADCRVEVESVRGSRLIPIDEFYTGVKRNALAADELIKSVHIKNATGPQQYSKVGTRNAMVIAVCGFGLALHSDTRTVRTGIASAAPTPIRAKAAEEFLNAALEEGGFWDNGKVITPSIAKQFGELASGACNPIDDVRGTAKYRRHAVGILARRQLVWTWEQYRGTTGRPLEGAA
- a CDS encoding PucR family transcriptional regulator; amino-acid sequence: MRLRALLETEALGLRLLGGEEELDRTVRGVMTTDLRDPSRYLSGGELVLTGLAWRRNSADSEPFVRILASAGVAGLAAGEAELGDIPDDLVSACRRNRLPLFAVNEDVAFATITEYVVRQVSGERAGDLAAVVDRHRRLMTSGPAGGGPDVVLDLLTTDLDLRAWVLSPTGRQIAGAGEPLAPGICATLASEHLAAVRTGRRGPHRMSIQGITYSLFPIRGHGRGPAGPAARDVRESVLSDWLLAVEADAGDWPAERLDLLQGVTQLIAVERDRRDGARTVRRRLAQEVLELVQTGAPPAEIAARLRVAAPVLLPGLGAAPHWQVVVARVDWDGGDIPGGPVAQSLLEEILVDPSMSGPEPSDRIAVAHSGDEAIALVPLPALSGDSGEDKGPDSALHADALLAAVREPLAAGLADDGRLTLGVSAAVHSAEGLRGALEEARHARRVAAARPGRVCAAGHHELASHVLLLPFVPDDVRRAFTARLLDPLRDYDRRHRAELIPTLEAFLDCDGSWTRCATRLHLHVNTLRYRVGRIEQLTARDLSRLEDKLDFFLALRMS